One window from the genome of Marinobacter bohaiensis encodes:
- the gbdR gene encoding choline metabolism transcriptional regulator GbdR codes for MTQPNRNPTPGAGPATYRVGFLLIDNYTLMALASAIEPLRMANQLAGSELYSWQLVTDGGRPARASDGITIMPDAALPDAGPFDLVIVTAGIDVTNSFTSREVTWLRRQARRQTTLGALCTGAYVLASAGLLDGYHCSAHWECLAALQEGFPRVHCNNRLYTLDRDRMTCTGGEVPLHMMLGMLARRHGQALADAVSDMFICDRVREDSEQQPLPLRHQIAVAQPKLAEVAQLMEANIEEPIELQELALLAGISRRQLERLFLKHLGCTPSRYYLKLRLDRARRLLKQTSCSIVEIASMCGFVSATHFSRCYRKYMGTAPKSARGTLCPLPQSGSSAPLYGFELRSPAAESLYRARVEPTYGVFTYIPGSDDVGNNSGHSA; via the coding sequence GTGACCCAACCCAACCGCAATCCGACACCCGGGGCGGGGCCGGCCACCTACCGGGTCGGCTTCCTGCTGATCGACAACTACACGCTAATGGCTCTGGCCAGCGCCATCGAACCGCTGCGAATGGCCAACCAGCTGGCCGGATCCGAGCTCTACAGCTGGCAGCTGGTCACCGATGGCGGGCGTCCCGCCCGCGCCAGCGACGGTATCACCATCATGCCCGATGCGGCCCTGCCCGATGCAGGCCCTTTCGACCTGGTGATTGTCACCGCCGGTATCGACGTCACCAACAGCTTTACCAGCCGCGAGGTGACCTGGCTGCGGCGCCAGGCGCGTCGCCAGACCACCCTGGGCGCCCTGTGTACCGGCGCCTATGTGCTGGCCAGCGCGGGATTGCTGGATGGCTACCACTGCAGCGCCCACTGGGAGTGCCTGGCGGCGCTGCAGGAGGGGTTCCCGCGGGTTCATTGCAACAACCGGCTCTACACCCTCGATCGCGACCGCATGACCTGCACCGGCGGCGAGGTGCCGCTGCACATGATGCTGGGCATGCTGGCGCGGCGCCATGGCCAGGCCCTCGCCGACGCGGTGTCCGACATGTTCATCTGCGATCGGGTGCGGGAGGACAGCGAACAGCAGCCGTTGCCCCTGCGCCACCAGATTGCCGTGGCCCAGCCCAAGCTGGCGGAAGTGGCCCAGCTCATGGAGGCCAATATCGAGGAACCCATCGAGTTGCAGGAACTGGCGCTGCTGGCGGGGATTTCGCGACGCCAACTGGAGCGGCTGTTCCTCAAGCACCTGGGCTGCACGCCGTCCCGATACTATCTCAAGCTGCGGCTGGACCGGGCGCGGCGCCTGCTCAAGCAGACGTCCTGCTCGATTGTCGAGATCGCCTCCATGTGCGGCTTCGTCTCCGCCACCCACTTCAGTCGCTGTTACCGCAAGTATATGGGCACGGCGCCCAAATCAGCGCGCGGTACCCTGTGCCCGCTGCCGCAGTCGGGCAGCAGCGCGCCCCTGTATGGCTTCGAGCTGCGCTCGCCCGCCGCCGAGTCCCTGTACCGGGCGCGGGTGGAGCCCACTTACGGCGTGTTCACCTACATCCCGGGCTCCGACGACGTCGGTAACAACAGCGGCCATTCCGCCTAG
- a CDS encoding formate--tetrahydrofolate ligase yields MSLQYNEQPSLAPLARELPPPGTPDIEIARAVQPQSILLLAQQRFGLPADSLVPFGHYKAKINMKHVGLPDPAHNGKLVLVTAMTPTPAGEGKTTTSVGLNDGLNRLGARSSVCLREPSLGPCFGMKGGAAGGGRAQVIPMEDINLHFNGDFHAITAAHNLLASLIDNHIHWGNEADLDIRTITWRRVMDLNDRALRNLVVGLGGGAHGVPRETGFDITVASELMAILCMADNTADLQARLGRIIVGRRRDQSPVTVAQLGADGAMAILLRDALQPNLVQSLEHNPVFIHGGPFANIAHGCNSVMATRYALNLNDIVVTEAGFGADLGAEKFIDIKCRQSGLRPDAVVLVCTVRALKMQGGVARKQLDTPDVAAVYAGGANLTRHIRNLLSFGLTPVVAINHFPGDTEAEVEAVRDLCRDWQVPAVVASHWAEGGDGATELAQAVLDQLAQGSPDVQLLYPDCASLQDKIETIATRVYDAAGIDVSTAAARQLADFEQMGFGHLPVCIAKTQYSFSADPNRRGAPTGHVLPVREARLCAGAGFVVAICGDIMTMPGLPRHPAALNMGLNADGDIYGLV; encoded by the coding sequence GTGAGCCTTCAATACAACGAACAACCCAGCCTCGCGCCCCTGGCCCGGGAGCTGCCGCCGCCGGGTACACCGGACATAGAGATCGCCCGGGCGGTACAGCCCCAGTCGATCCTGCTGCTGGCCCAGCAGCGCTTTGGCCTGCCGGCGGACAGCCTGGTGCCGTTCGGCCACTACAAGGCCAAGATCAACATGAAGCACGTGGGTCTGCCGGACCCGGCCCACAACGGGAAGCTGGTACTGGTCACCGCCATGACGCCGACCCCGGCCGGCGAGGGCAAGACCACCACCAGCGTGGGTCTGAACGACGGCCTGAACCGCCTCGGCGCGCGCTCGTCGGTGTGTCTGCGTGAACCGTCGCTGGGCCCCTGTTTCGGTATGAAAGGCGGTGCCGCCGGCGGTGGCCGGGCGCAGGTGATCCCCATGGAGGACATCAACCTGCACTTCAACGGTGACTTCCACGCCATCACCGCCGCCCACAACCTGCTGGCCTCGCTGATCGACAACCACATCCACTGGGGGAACGAGGCGGACCTGGACATCCGCACCATCACCTGGCGCCGGGTCATGGACCTGAACGACCGCGCCCTGCGCAACCTGGTGGTGGGTCTGGGGGGCGGCGCGCACGGCGTACCCCGGGAAACCGGCTTCGATATCACGGTGGCCTCGGAGCTGATGGCCATCCTCTGCATGGCGGACAACACCGCCGACCTGCAGGCCCGGCTGGGGCGCATCATCGTCGGACGGCGCCGGGACCAGTCGCCGGTCACCGTGGCGCAACTGGGCGCCGACGGCGCCATGGCGATCCTGCTGCGCGACGCCCTGCAGCCCAACCTGGTGCAGAGCCTGGAGCACAATCCAGTGTTCATCCACGGCGGGCCGTTTGCCAACATCGCCCACGGCTGCAACTCAGTGATGGCCACCCGCTACGCCCTCAACCTGAACGACATCGTCGTGACCGAAGCGGGCTTCGGTGCCGATCTCGGGGCGGAGAAGTTCATCGACATCAAATGCCGCCAGAGCGGCCTGCGGCCGGACGCGGTGGTGCTGGTCTGCACCGTGCGCGCCCTGAAGATGCAGGGCGGCGTGGCCCGCAAACAGCTCGACACGCCGGATGTAGCGGCCGTGTACGCCGGCGGCGCCAACCTGACACGGCATATCCGCAACCTGCTGAGTTTCGGGCTGACACCAGTGGTGGCGATCAACCACTTCCCCGGTGACACCGAAGCGGAGGTGGAGGCGGTACGCGACCTGTGCCGCGACTGGCAGGTCCCGGCGGTGGTGGCCAGTCACTGGGCGGAAGGCGGCGACGGCGCCACCGAACTGGCCCAGGCGGTGCTCGACCAGTTGGCCCAGGGCTCACCCGACGTGCAGCTGCTGTACCCGGACTGCGCCTCCCTGCAAGACAAGATCGAAACCATCGCCACCCGGGTCTATGACGCAGCCGGGATCGACGTGTCCACGGCCGCGGCGCGGCAACTGGCGGATTTCGAACAGATGGGCTTCGGCCACCTGCCGGTGTGCATCGCCAAGACCCAGTACAGTTTCTCCGCCGATCCCAACCGGCGCGGCGCACCGACGGGCCACGTGCTGCCTGTGCGCGAGGCGCGGCTGTGCGCCGGTGCGGGTTTCGTGGTGGCCATCTGCGGCGACATCATGACCATGCCGGGGTTGCCCCGGCACCCGGCCGCACTGAACATGGGGCTCAATGCCGATGGCGATATCTACGGCCTGGTTTGA
- a CDS encoding methylenetetrahydrofolate reductase, translated as MELVHEQQPDPATASACDQVLATLARGASIELTPRQIQATDDLQDWLSPGTSVYVPFLPNADYGASIEACQRLVNLGLVPVPHFPARAIESHLQAQEWLDRLDLAGVRHLMVIAGDRPSPAGPFADSLALLTAGVLRDKPFALGVAGHPDGHPVAGHPELMEALRIKRDYAAATDTAMWVVTQFTFEADICIDWLEAAEQYLSPLPVYVGLAGPTKLRTLMAYAAQCGVGVSARALLRHPETARLLRAWTPDGLVHALARHQVEQPMTLFRGIHIFPFGGLKRASEWLTGLEQEASQRHQAANRNSL; from the coding sequence ATGGAACTGGTGCACGAACAGCAACCCGATCCGGCCACCGCCAGCGCCTGCGACCAGGTGCTGGCCACTCTGGCGCGCGGCGCCTCCATCGAGCTGACGCCGCGCCAGATCCAGGCCACGGATGATCTGCAGGACTGGCTGTCGCCGGGCACGTCGGTCTACGTGCCCTTCCTGCCCAACGCCGACTACGGCGCCAGCATCGAGGCCTGCCAGCGACTGGTGAACCTGGGCCTGGTGCCGGTGCCCCACTTCCCGGCACGGGCGATCGAAAGCCACCTGCAGGCGCAGGAATGGCTGGACCGGCTGGATCTGGCCGGCGTGCGCCACCTGATGGTGATCGCCGGCGACCGTCCCAGCCCGGCCGGCCCGTTCGCCGACTCGCTGGCGCTGCTGACCGCCGGGGTGCTGCGGGACAAACCCTTCGCCCTGGGGGTGGCCGGTCACCCGGACGGCCACCCGGTGGCGGGGCACCCGGAGCTGATGGAGGCGCTGCGCATCAAGCGGGATTACGCAGCCGCTACCGACACGGCCATGTGGGTGGTCACCCAGTTCACGTTCGAGGCGGACATCTGCATCGACTGGCTGGAAGCGGCGGAACAGTATCTCTCGCCCCTGCCGGTGTACGTCGGCCTGGCCGGGCCCACCAAGCTGCGCACGCTGATGGCCTACGCCGCCCAGTGCGGTGTCGGCGTGTCCGCGCGGGCGTTGCTGCGGCATCCGGAAACCGCCCGGCTGCTGCGCGCCTGGACACCCGACGGACTGGTCCATGCCCTGGCCCGCCACCAGGTGGAACAGCCCATGACACTGTTCCGGGGCATCCACATCTTCCCGTTTGGCGGCCTCAAGCGCGCTTCCGAGTGGCTGACCGGCCTGGAACAGGAAGCGTCACAGCGGCATCAGGCGGCGAACCGCAACAGTCTCTGA
- a CDS encoding glycine cleavage T C-terminal barrel domain-containing protein — protein sequence MAIQFEQALQDYPHQRAGAARQPDGVDQSDRRVPINLRQSGPTPVEMLISTRVRKSPYWHLSYEAGCWRATVYNRMYHPRGYVHPEDGGAMVEYDSLVHDVTLWNVAVERQIQVKGPDAEAFVNYVITRDATRIKPMRGKYVILCNEDGGILNDPVLLRIAEDEFWFSLSDSDLELWLRGVNLGKRFDVSIAEIDVAPVQIQGPKSEALMVDLFGDEVRQLPYYGLMAGQVAGHDVIVSQTGFTGEKGYEIYLRDATLHAEDLWYTVLRAGEPHNLRVIAPAHHRRIAAGILSWGQDIDQETLPFQCNLAYQVPRNKEADYIGKAHLEAVRAQIEAGQPPFRQIMVGLAFGGTPVTDYANDFWLISESPGADAVGYVTSPWYSPELQSNIALGYVPYELRHLGTAVTVKLPPEYAAPDGSLEVAATVVEVPFRPSVNPNARERARSKGIDFAD from the coding sequence ATGGCGATCCAGTTCGAACAGGCACTGCAGGACTACCCTCACCAGCGCGCCGGTGCCGCGCGCCAGCCCGACGGTGTCGACCAGTCCGACCGGCGGGTTCCGATCAACCTGCGCCAGTCCGGGCCGACACCGGTGGAAATGCTGATTTCCACCCGGGTGCGCAAGTCCCCCTACTGGCATCTGTCCTACGAGGCCGGCTGCTGGCGTGCGACGGTGTACAACCGCATGTACCACCCGCGCGGCTACGTCCACCCGGAAGACGGTGGCGCCATGGTCGAATACGACTCGCTGGTGCACGACGTCACCCTCTGGAACGTGGCGGTGGAGCGCCAGATCCAGGTCAAGGGGCCGGACGCGGAAGCCTTCGTGAATTACGTGATCACGCGCGACGCCACCAGGATCAAGCCCATGCGCGGCAAGTACGTGATCCTCTGCAACGAGGACGGCGGCATCCTCAACGACCCGGTACTGCTGCGCATCGCCGAGGACGAGTTCTGGTTCTCCCTGTCCGACAGCGACCTGGAACTGTGGCTACGGGGCGTGAACCTGGGCAAACGTTTCGACGTCAGCATCGCCGAGATCGACGTGGCACCGGTGCAGATCCAGGGCCCCAAGTCGGAAGCTCTGATGGTGGACCTGTTCGGCGACGAGGTGCGCCAGCTCCCCTACTACGGCCTGATGGCGGGCCAGGTGGCCGGGCATGACGTGATCGTCTCCCAGACCGGCTTCACTGGTGAGAAGGGCTACGAGATCTATCTGCGTGACGCCACGCTCCACGCCGAGGATCTCTGGTACACCGTGCTGCGTGCTGGTGAACCGCACAACCTGCGGGTGATCGCGCCCGCGCATCATCGCCGGATCGCCGCGGGCATCCTCTCCTGGGGACAGGACATCGACCAGGAAACCCTGCCCTTCCAGTGCAACCTGGCCTACCAGGTACCGCGCAACAAGGAAGCGGACTACATCGGCAAGGCGCATCTGGAAGCGGTACGCGCCCAGATCGAGGCGGGTCAGCCGCCGTTCCGGCAGATCATGGTGGGCCTGGCCTTCGGCGGCACACCGGTGACCGACTACGCCAACGATTTCTGGCTGATCAGCGAGTCACCCGGCGCCGACGCAGTGGGCTACGTGACCTCGCCCTGGTACTCGCCGGAGCTGCAAAGCAACATCGCGCTGGGCTACGTGCCTTACGAGTTGCGCCATCTGGGCACCGCGGTAACCGTGAAGCTACCGCCGGAATACGCGGCCCCCGATGGCTCGCTGGAAGTGGCGGCGACGGTCGTGGAAGTGCCCTTCCGGCCCTCGGTGAACCCGAACGCCCGTGAGCGCGCCCGGTCCAAGGGCATCGACTTCGCCGACTGA
- a CDS encoding ABC transporter substrate-binding protein: protein MFRCFLRPLFAVLVLMLSATAHASDAPRIATVDWTLTETLLALGVTPVGVAETDGYRRWVEAPALPPEVIDIGLRSQPNRELLAGLNLDFILISPLYGALEPVVSQIGPVESMTMYGPGGDLWQRMQDITLRLGRRVGRGTQARTLLAGLDHRLDQLRNAFDRTQQRPLLVVQLIDDRHVRVYGDNSLFDMVLQRLGIANAWPGQTNHWGFANVGVEALATVNEAQLVVVEPVPQGAAEALSDSPVWRRLPAVQAHGVLTLPAVWSFGGPSSAARFADLLANALLEEDQ, encoded by the coding sequence ATGTTTCGATGTTTCCTGCGTCCACTTTTCGCCGTTCTGGTGCTGATGCTGTCCGCGACGGCCCATGCCAGCGATGCGCCCCGTATTGCCACCGTGGACTGGACCCTCACCGAAACCCTGCTGGCCCTGGGCGTCACCCCTGTTGGCGTGGCTGAGACCGACGGCTATCGCCGCTGGGTGGAGGCGCCCGCGCTGCCGCCGGAGGTGATCGACATCGGTCTGCGTTCCCAGCCCAACCGGGAACTGCTGGCCGGCCTGAACCTGGACTTCATCCTGATCTCACCGCTCTACGGCGCGCTGGAGCCGGTGGTGTCGCAGATTGGCCCGGTGGAATCCATGACCATGTACGGCCCGGGCGGCGACCTGTGGCAGCGGATGCAGGACATCACCCTTCGGCTTGGCAGGCGCGTCGGGCGAGGGACGCAGGCGCGGACGTTGCTGGCGGGGCTCGATCACCGTCTGGATCAACTGCGCAACGCGTTCGATCGAACCCAACAGCGCCCGCTGCTGGTGGTGCAACTGATCGACGATCGTCACGTGCGGGTCTATGGCGACAACAGCCTGTTCGACATGGTGCTGCAGCGGCTGGGCATCGCCAACGCCTGGCCCGGCCAGACCAATCACTGGGGCTTCGCCAACGTGGGCGTGGAAGCCCTGGCGACGGTAAACGAGGCCCAACTGGTGGTGGTCGAACCCGTACCTCAAGGCGCCGCCGAGGCCCTGTCGGACAGCCCGGTCTGGCGGCGTCTGCCAGCGGTCCAGGCCCACGGCGTGCTGACCCTGCCGGCGGTGTGGAGTTTCGGCGGGCCGTCGTCCGCGGCTCGTTTCGCCGACCTGCTGGCGAACGCCCTGCTGGAGGAAGACCAATGA
- the fhuB gene encoding Fe(3+)-hydroxamate ABC transporter permease FhuB: MTAAVLRWTPGRACGLLALACLVLAGFSLAHQLPSVSPMAWPATLLSNSADSIRLTLVHYSWLPRLSIALLAGAALGLAGTLMQQTLRNPLASPTTLGVASGAQLAMLLATLYAPGLMALGSQWVAMAGGGLALLLVFALSWRSGLAPLVVVLAGLVINLYLGALSTTLVLFHPDALQGVMVWAAGSLSQNDWDGVIGLLPELVVSGLLAAMLVRPLAVLDVGATQAQSLGVSLRKLRFFGLGLAVFITGCVVGTVGIIGFVGLAAPAIVRLLGARTLGQRLFWAPVLGALLLLATDLLLLNLADTLPTLIPTGAMTGALGAPILLWLIRRLTHGTGRVPSTEKQSVGAGLGGRVRLWHVGVLLVLATIMALVLNRGMDGWQLAAWTQWDAIQQWRLPRVLAAAGAGTLLALAGTLVQRVSANPMASPEVLGISGGTAIGLIVVIMTVPGVGMPTLVVAGFLSALATLAVLLFLNRRSGFQPDRMLLTGIAITALFEPLRTLILANGDPRGQQLTAWMSGSTYYVTLSGAIPVVILAIVMALILPQLRRWLELLPLGATSARALGVNVDRARLALLGLVAFLTACATLIVGPLSFVGLLAPHLARLLGFARAREQVIGAALLGAVLMVGADWLGRQVLFPEELPAGLVSALIGGGFFLWRLRKL, from the coding sequence ATGACGGCGGCTGTGTTGCGATGGACGCCGGGGCGGGCCTGTGGGCTGCTGGCGCTGGCCTGCCTGGTGCTGGCCGGCTTCTCGCTGGCGCACCAGTTGCCGTCAGTTTCACCCATGGCCTGGCCCGCCACGCTGCTTTCCAACAGTGCCGACAGCATCCGCCTGACCCTGGTTCACTACAGCTGGCTGCCGCGGTTGTCGATTGCGTTGCTGGCCGGAGCGGCCCTGGGGCTGGCCGGTACCCTGATGCAACAGACCCTGCGCAACCCGCTGGCGTCGCCCACCACCCTCGGCGTGGCCAGTGGGGCGCAGTTGGCGATGCTGCTGGCGACGCTCTACGCGCCGGGCCTGATGGCCCTGGGCTCGCAATGGGTCGCCATGGCCGGCGGCGGTCTTGCGCTGCTGCTGGTGTTTGCGCTGTCCTGGCGCAGCGGTCTGGCGCCGCTGGTGGTGGTGCTGGCGGGACTGGTGATCAACCTGTACCTGGGCGCACTGTCCACCACGCTGGTCCTGTTTCATCCGGATGCCCTGCAGGGTGTGATGGTGTGGGCCGCCGGCTCCCTGTCCCAGAATGACTGGGACGGCGTGATCGGGCTGCTGCCGGAACTGGTGGTGTCCGGCCTCCTCGCCGCGATGCTGGTGCGTCCGCTGGCGGTGCTGGATGTGGGCGCGACCCAGGCGCAGAGCCTGGGTGTGTCCCTGCGCAAGCTGCGGTTCTTCGGGCTGGGGCTGGCGGTATTCATCACCGGTTGCGTGGTGGGCACGGTCGGCATTATCGGCTTCGTCGGTCTGGCGGCGCCGGCCATCGTGCGCCTGCTCGGCGCGCGCACCCTGGGCCAGCGGCTGTTCTGGGCGCCGGTTCTGGGGGCGTTGCTGCTCCTGGCCACGGACCTGTTGTTGCTCAACCTGGCCGACACCTTGCCGACCTTGATCCCCACCGGCGCCATGACCGGTGCCCTGGGAGCGCCGATACTGCTGTGGCTGATTCGTCGTCTGACCCATGGCACCGGTCGCGTACCGAGCACGGAAAAACAGAGCGTCGGCGCCGGTCTGGGCGGACGCGTTCGGCTGTGGCACGTCGGCGTCCTGTTGGTGCTGGCCACGATCATGGCGCTGGTGTTGAACCGGGGCATGGACGGCTGGCAGCTTGCGGCCTGGACCCAGTGGGATGCCATTCAGCAGTGGCGCCTGCCGCGGGTTTTGGCGGCCGCCGGGGCTGGCACCCTGCTGGCGCTGGCCGGCACGCTGGTACAGCGGGTGTCGGCCAATCCCATGGCCAGTCCCGAGGTCCTGGGCATCAGCGGCGGCACCGCCATCGGTTTGATCGTGGTGATTATGACGGTCCCCGGCGTGGGCATGCCGACGCTGGTGGTGGCCGGCTTTCTCAGCGCCCTGGCGACCCTGGCGGTGCTGCTGTTCCTGAACCGGCGCAGCGGTTTCCAGCCGGATCGCATGCTGCTGACCGGCATCGCCATCACCGCGTTGTTCGAACCCCTGCGCACCCTGATCCTGGCCAACGGCGATCCGCGCGGCCAGCAACTGACCGCCTGGATGTCCGGTTCCACCTATTACGTCACCCTCTCCGGAGCGATACCGGTGGTGATCCTGGCGATTGTGATGGCGCTGATCCTGCCGCAGTTGCGGCGCTGGCTGGAGTTGTTGCCGCTGGGCGCCACCTCGGCCCGGGCCCTGGGGGTGAACGTGGACCGGGCGCGTCTCGCGCTGCTGGGTCTCGTCGCTTTCCTCACCGCCTGTGCAACGCTGATCGTCGGGCCGCTGAGTTTCGTCGGCCTGTTGGCGCCGCATCTGGCGCGACTGCTGGGGTTTGCCCGCGCCCGTGAGCAGGTGATCGGTGCGGCCCTGCTGGGCGCGGTGCTGATGGTTGGTGCCGACTGGCTGGGGCGGCAGGTGTTGTTTCCCGAGGAACTGCCGGCGGGTCTGGTGTCCGCGCTGATTGGCGGCGGCTTCTTCCTGTGGCGTTTGCGCAAGCTGTAA